From the genome of Neomonachus schauinslandi chromosome 5, ASM220157v2, whole genome shotgun sequence, one region includes:
- the C5H16orf54 gene encoding transmembrane protein C16orf54 homolog, whose product MPSTPEQPSGHTEGLPTSELGSWPPLPCGPCIPIMLALASLSALFLLTTAVLAERLFRRSQHPDPSTHAPTLVWRPGGELWIEPRGTPRERSEDWYGSAVPLLMDQAPDPPIPGGTLEAHATAPPAPLAPLSPSGSLVPRTPPRAPARSTFWGPQALDERPCVPGLVSWAESEQRPEANVYLGSPQAQRQRLGSPDPEWGLQPRVTLEQISAFWKREGRTSVGF is encoded by the coding sequence ATGCCTTCGACTCCTGAGCAGCCCTCTGGGCACACGGAGGGACTCCCTACATCAGAGCTGGGTTCGTGGCCCCCACTACCCTGCGGGCCCTGCATCCCCATCATGCTGGCCCTGGCCTCCCTCTCTGCGCTCTTCCTCCTAACAACAGCCGTGTTGGCCGAACGCCTGTTCCGCCGCTCACAGCACCCAGACCCCAGCACCCATGCACCCACCCTGGTCTGGCGCCCCGGAGGAGAACTGTGGATTGAGCCCAGGGGCACCCCCCGAGAGCGCTCCGAGGACTGGTACGGATCTGCGGTCCCCTTGCTGATGGACCAGGCCCCAGACCCCCCCATCCCCGGGGGCACCTTGGAGGCCCACGCAACAGCCCCACCTGCCCCTTTAGCCCCACTCTCCCCGTCCGGCTCCTTGGTCCCCCGcaccccacccagggccccagcccGCAGCACCTTCTGGGGGCCCCAGGCCTTGGACGAGAGGCCCTGTGTCCCAGGCTTGGTGAGCTGGGCTGAGTCGGAACAGAGGCCAGAGGCCAACGTGTACTTGGGgagcccccaggcccagaggcagCGACTAGGAAGCCCTGATCCTGAGTGGGGCCTCCAGCCTCGGGTCACCCTGGAGCAGATCTCCGCTTTCTGGAAGCGTGAAGGTCGGACCAGCGTGGGGTTCTGA
- the ZG16 gene encoding zymogen granule membrane protein 16 produces MLTIALLALLCASASASAIQARSSSYNGEYGGGGGQRFSHSGYQLEGPITAIRIRVNRYYIVGLQVRYGKVWSDYVGGTQGDLEEIVLHPGESVIQVSGKYKYYVRQLVFVTDKGRYLPFGKNKGTSFNAVPLYPHTVLRFISGRAGSLINAIGLHWDVYPSDCGSC; encoded by the exons ATGTTGACCATTGCTCTTCTTGCCCTTCTCTGCGCATCAGCCTCGGCCAGTGCCA TTCAGGCTAGGTCCTCCTCCTACAATGGAGAGTATGGAGGCGGTGGAGGGCAGCGATTCTCCCATTCTGGTTACCAGCTGGAAGGTCCCATCACCGCCATCCGTATCCGGGTCAACAGATACTACATCGTAGG GCTCCAGGTCCGTTATGGCAAGGTGTGGAGCGACTACGTGGGCGGCACCCAGGGAGACCTGGAGGAGATCGTCCTGCACCCTGGGGAGTCAGTGATCCAGGTGTCCGGCAAGTACAAGTACTACGTGAGGCAGCTGGTCTTCGTGACTGACAAGGGCCGCTACCTGCCTTTTGGGAAAAACAAAGGCACGAGTTTCAATGCTGTCCCCTTGTACCCCCACACTGTGCTTCGATTCATCAGTGGTCGCGCTGGCTCCCTCATCAACGCCATCGGCCTGCACTGGGATGTCTACCCCAGTGACTGTGGCAGTTGCTGA